A window of the Mus pahari chromosome 1, PAHARI_EIJ_v1.1, whole genome shotgun sequence genome harbors these coding sequences:
- the LOC110339163 gene encoding olfactory receptor 287: MSSKHLMAWSTGQNLSTPGPFILLGFPGPRSMRIGLFLLFLVMYLLTVAGNLAIISLVGAHRGLQTPMYFFLCNLSFLEIWFTTACVPKTLATFAPLGGAISLAGCATQMYFVFSLGCTEYFLLAVMAYDRYLAICLPLRYGGIMTPGLATRLALGSWLCGFSVITVPAALIARLSFCGSRVINHFFCDISPWIVLSCTDTQVVELVSFGIAFCVILGSCGITLVSYAYIITTIIKIPSAQGRHHAFSTCSSHLTVVLIWYGSTIFLHVRTSVESSLDLTKAITVLNTIVTPVLNPFIYTLRNKDVKEALRRTMKGK; encoded by the coding sequence ATGTCATCAAAACACTTAATGGCTTGGAGTACTGGCCAGAACCTGTCCACACCAGGACCATTCATCTTGCTGGGCTTCCCGGGGCCAAGGAGCATGCGCATTGGGCTCTTCCTGCTTTTCCTGGTCATGTATCTGCTTACAGTAGCTGGAAACCTGGCCATCATCTCCCTggtgggtgcccacagaggcctacagacacccatgtacttcttcctctgcAACCTCTCCTTCCTGGAGATCTGGTTCACCACAGCCTGTGTGCCCAAGACCCTGGCCACGTTTGCTCCCCTGGGtggagccatctccttggctGGCTGTGCCACACAGATGTACTTTGTCTTTTCTCTGGGCTGTACCGAGTACTTCCTGCTGGCTGTGATGGCTTATGACCGCTACCTGGCCATCTGCCTGCCATTGCGCTACGGTGGCATCATGACACCTGGGCTGGCAACACGGTTGGCCCTGGGATCCTGGCTGTGTGGCTTTTCTGTAATCACAGTTCCTGCTGCCCTCATTGCCCGCCTCTCCTTCTGTGGCTCACGTGTCATCAaccacttcttctgtgacatTTCACCCTGGATAGTGCTTTCCTGCACGGACACGCAGGTGGTAGAGCTAGTGTCCTTTGGTATTGCCTTCTGTGTCATTCTGGGCTCGTGTGGCATCACACTAGTCTCCTATGCCTACATCATCACTACCATCATCAAGATTCCCTCTGCCCAGGGCCGGCACCACGCCTTCTCTACCTGCTCATCCCATCTCACTGTGGTGCTTATTTGGTACGGCTCTACTATCTTCTTGCACGTGAGGACCTCGGTAGAGAGCTCCTTGGACCTCACCAAAGCTATCACAGTGCTCAATACCATTGTCACACCCGTCTTGAACCCTTTCATATATACcctgaggaacaaggatgtgAAGGAGGCTCTGCGCAGGACAATGAAGGGGAAGTGA